GCAATCCAACAGCCATACAAAGTCGCTGTATCGTCGGACAACCTTACTGCCACGTCGTATGCTCGAGACCTCGTAGTTGTGGTGCTGGAACATGAACatgccctccttctccggcaTCAGATTCACCAGAATGTTCTCTTCCACGTTGCTTCCCGACCTGACATGTCCAATGCTtcggttggggttggaaCCGCCGACCGGACCACCAACGGACtggccagctcctccacttccaccaaATGGACTTGTGATGGCATTGTCTGCTGGCTCGCTAAACCCTCCTACCGAGGAGTTACCGGGAAAGTAGTTCCAGGCGCCATTGCTTTCTTGAATCGACTCGGCGACGTTATGAATCGAGCTGGGACCCGAGGGTGGTTGGCTGGTGGTGAATGTGGAAGTAGTCCGGCCCGGCAGCGCGGTGCTGGTCGTCGTCAGTTCGGGACTCGTACTGTACGAAACAGCGCCATTGCCGTTCAGGTCAGGGCCGCCGATCGAGCGAGGGACATTGGCGGCGCCGTTGTGCCCCGTCGAGTGTTCTAATGGGCCATGGTTGTGGCCTTTGTGCAGGTCGGGCGCGTTCCACGGATCCTCGGGGTACTCCATTGAAACTTTCCTCAGCGTGCgcggttggtgttgttgttgttgctgctgctgttgcctGGGAGGAGACGGGGTGGGGGCTTTTGGTGGTGTGACGGGTCGTTGTGGAGGTTTCGCAGCGAGTTCAGATAGATCTGGCAGCGTAGGCACGTTTTCAACAAGACCTTGTAGTTTGGGCTGGGGAAGTTCTGGATAGCGAGGTTACGCAAGAAGGTTAGCTTGCCATGACACTGAAGAACTAACGGACCCACCCCCCGATGGCGTTGACCAAGGCGGTTGCGGATTGCGGAGCGCGCAAAGTACCAacaaggaagatgatgtgaTGGGCAGAAGAATATGGGGTAGATAGAcaggtgaagaggaggatatgTTTCTGGAAATAGtaggaggaaagaagacagACGGACAGGCCAAAGGTTAATCGAGTTGGCGGTAACAATCAATCAGCGAAAACGGGGGATGACATATGACCGCATTCGAGGTTCGTGTTGGTTGCAATGGGTTGGCAGAACTACAAGAaggttgggacttgggatggatgaccaccagcagcggcagcagctgAAGAACCGGGAAACTAAACGCGCCCCGACACCTTGTTGCGCCGAAGCACTGCAGATACGTTTGTAGAccacaaagaaaaaaggaaatacAAAAGTGGATTGGACAatgcaaaaaagaaataacGAAAAAAATCAAAAGTAGAGAACTCACTTCGTCGTCGTTCGTCCACGCCGTCCAAGCTGGCGACCTCCCCTTCttggacaaggccaatcaAGGCCAGCAGGACGTTGAACTCGTTCCTGCCCAAGTCCAAGCCAGCGTCCCCACCATTGGCACCGTCACCCCCACTACCAGCGCCTGTAGCAGAGGCCGAAGCAGGGGCAATGATACCCATTATGCGCGCCTGGTCATCGGCGCCAAGCTTGGCCGCTGCGAGTGTCCGCGCAACACCTCCGGCTGTGATCCTTCCATTTGTGCTACCGCTGTTGTTCTCTGTACGGGCTACTGCGTCGAACGTCTCGATATAGCTCTCTGGAACGTCGGTCGAGGGGAGGAGGCTGCGGATCAGATCGGCGCGGCTGCGCTGCTTGCGCGGGGTGGGCATGTCCCAGGGCGCCgagtcatcgtcatcgtcggcgaATAGGGCGCTGCCGGAGCGGGCAGTGGGCGGTtcgttgttgtcgaagaGGGTCGAGCGGCCGCTGTTGTTGGCCATCTTGGCTGAGTTGAGGGCGGCCGAGTCGTCGTCGGGAGGGGAGCTACCAAAGAGCGACATGTTTGTGCTGGAGCTTGGAGCTTTGGAGGGAGGATACTCGAGAGACGGGCAACCGAAGGCTCAAGGTGTGTAAGTCTGTTGGAGAAAGTTTCGAAGTTGAGTTCAGAAGAAAAGATGTTCGGCGCAAGGCGAGGTTAAAGCAAAAGGTAAGGCCACTGCACTCTGCAAGGCTTCCTGTTTCTGCAACGGTTGACGGCGTGAATCTCACTGGCAGCGTCGTAATGCGACTCGTAATCTGGATGCAACGGAGGGCTGTTGGATGTAGGTACTGCTGATGGTAAGCTCGAGTTGGGATTGGCAAGGACCAACCTCAATGGGACAGGGCAAATATGGAAAAGCCAACTAGTGATCAAGTTTAAAGATGAAGCTATCGCGACCAGAtccggaagaagaagaaaacgaacagaaagaagaaaaaagtcAAAGCAAGTCCAAGATGTTGACAACGACGAGGTTTTGTCTCTagctctgctgctgctcgaggaaaagaaagtcAAGATGCATCAATGATGACGGCGCGCGGCGGGCAGGAACAGGCACAGCTACGGCATGGGCACAGCACTGTTGGCGCGCCGACTCCAAGGCTGACACAATCCCCTTCGGGAGGGCTGCATACAGTGGCTTTTGGTAGTGGGAAGCGCGCTGTGACGGATGGACCGTTCCCgctggaagctggaaggaATGGACCGCGGCCAGGGCGGGAATGGGGCTTTGACCGGGGTAGCTTGCGGGATTGACATGTCACTGGCCAATGGCCTTCTTCCGACTGCCAGGTACGGACAGCAAGTCTTTGAGATCCAATGTTGACCATGTCACCACGCAGCAAAGTGGTATTTACGATAAAGGCAATCCTCATGGCTACGATGGATCGCAAAAGCAGGAACACGTCGATATGCTTGGGGTTTTCATAATTGCTTGCGTTGTCAGCAAGTGGAGTGAGTGTTGGCCGCATATGGGAATCCACTCCGTTCTTGGAGATATGTACGAGGCCCAACGAGCTAGACGCCGGCTGGACTGACAAATACGCGGATGATAATAATACAACACAAAAAAGCACTACAGAGCCATGGACGGACTCCAGTACCTATcatacaacaacaaggaggaagagcgcAACAACGAGTTTTGGTTTGAAAAAAACCGCCCATAATCCCAGGCAATATTCGTGTGTTTCGTGTTCATTAGAAGAGCTTCTCCGACACCACCGCATCCCCAGTCTTGCTGGCCTTGACCTTTTCGGCCCTGACCACCTTGACCTTCTCGCCGCCCGTCGGCACCTTGAAGTACAAACTGGGCGACTCGCCGGGCGCGAGCTGGTGGCTGAGATAGCCCCTATGCGCCGGATCTCTGTAGTACTCGATATCCCAACGGCTGGTTGGGTCCGGCAGGCGGTAgtacttcttcttgagcgACCGCGCCTGCGCCAGGATCTCCTCCACGTGCTCCTTGCCCACCGGCAGCGGCTTATCGGTGTGGAGAGACTTGCCCTGCACCAGACGCTTGAGCGACTCCTTAGTGTAGAATCGGGTGACGATCTTGCCGCCGGCGGCCTCGATGGCCTCGATGGCCGAACCGGACGCGCGCGAAAccgtgatgttgatggggatCTTGAACCCTTCCTTGCCGCGGCCGAGGagcttgatgccgtccttgatgctgctgccgaTGATGCCGGACTTGATGATCTCCTTGGGGGTGATGGGCTTCGTGGGGTCGATACGGCCGGCTTCGATCCATTCGTGGAGCTTGTCGAGGTTCAGCTCGGACATGTCGGCAGCGAACCTATCACAGACACAAGTGGTTAGTCGCTAGTAAGTTCTTGGTATGAATAGCTCGTATCGGACAACTGGTTGAGGAGTTGTTGGACATGGCGCATAGCGGGGAGGTCATGGAGGACGACGTACTGGTTAACGAAACCCTTGCGGCCGTGAGAGACGATCAAAGGCGTCTGACCACCCTGGAACCATGGGTTGACCTTTCCTTTGGACTTCTGACCATTCATACCACGACCCGAAGTCTTGCCATAGCCAGAAGAGGGACCGCGACCCTTGCGGATGCGCTTGTGGTAGGCGCCCCTGTTGTCGGACAAGCTGGCGAGGATGGATGCGCTTCTGGTCTGGACGGAGAGGGCGGCGAAGAGGGAAATgagggacgacgacgaggcagGTACTGAAGGTCTCGTCGCTGTGAGGGAGGCCTGGCAGCATCGCGCCGCCTGGGCGAGCGGTAACCTGGGAGGCATGGcagaggcggaggcggaggacaCGGGAGTGATGGGTCGGGGCGGGCAGTCTTCCGAATTCGAGGTCCGTTCCTCACAGCAACGGCACTTCCCCGAAAACAAAAGTTCAGGACCCGCGCCCAGCTCGCCAAATTCCGACCGCCTGCCGTCGCGGGGGTGGACCGTGCACCCGAATTGGTCAATCCCGCGCAGCCAAAGCGGATGAACGGCTGAGTCAGCAACCTATTCCCACATCCAACGTCCTCGCCAAGAGATGGTGACTCTCCAAAATATCCATCTTCGATATCACTTACACGGGATATGAATCAGTGTGTGAGGGGGTCAGTGTgatcaaaatgtctacgtCTGGGTTTAAAGATCTAGGTGCCATCCACATATCTTCAACTTTAATCGCTGAAGATACACCCCCAAAGCAAGATGGCCACTATTGGAGTGTCTCTTGGCAACTGGAGATGCATCGCGAAAATATTGTGTGGAAAAAAAACTTGGTAATGCTCACAGTATCGATACGTCTGCCATAAGCAATATACAAACACATTTCATGCCCGGAGACTACTGGTGAGTGATGAAAATTGGTTTTTAGATGCAATCAGCGTTCGAATCACGCCAAATAATTGCGTAGGGCGCCTGGAAGGCACGTCAACCTCGAGTGTTAACGACTTGGAGCTTTTCGTGAGTGTTCAGAAAGGTAGAAGCAACATCTATTCCGCACCGGTCTGGGAGTTGCTTGAATCATCACAGGACTCGGCGCCTCGATTTGGAAGCGAAATTACCACCTCTTTCTTGCTACGAGAAAACCCACCGCACCTTCCGCCGTCAACCGGCCGGCACACCCTCCCCCAAACATCAGATGACAAGACCGGCTCTTCCCGCCCACCCTAAGGTAGCCAAGCCTACTGCCGCCTGTAGGGCACCATATAAGCTCCCTTATCCGACCCGTTTACTACAACGAGACCCCAAAGCCTGTGTCTATAGGCGCAGCGGTTCCGTTGATGAAAACATTGCCGGGTGCGTCGGTATCCTGTGGTACAGTTTTCGTAGGTCGCTAACTGGAGGATTGAGGTTCGTTccgcaagctcaacagggCGACTTAgctttttgttttgtttattCGATTGGAAAATGCATGACGATCATGGGTGGACATGTCGTTCTTGcatttttcttttgtgtTGTGGGGTTGATAAATGGGTTTGTGTTCCGACAGGGGAGGTAAAGGGGTGATAGGTGGTTTGGGTGCGACCGTAACGTGACCCCTTTCGTCTCTTGATGTGCGCACTCTGAGTCGGCAACAACTTGCATCGGGGGCAGCAAGCTCATCATCAGCGCCATTGCTTTCATTTGACGCTTCTGACGTTTACAGTATTGTTCTTTGTCTTGCTTCATCCACCCAAACGATATTGTGGGATACATTTTGGAGATTTTTTAATGGAATTCTAATATCTCAAGTTTGATGAGCACCTCGTTTCATCAATCACTGCAGGCTTGTCACCTATACCGttcgtctttttttctcaaTGGTTTGAGGCCCGACGCAATTGTCGTAACCTCTACCGGGATTTTTGGACGACTCTCATCAGGTCACGGACTCGCATCAAATGCATCGTTGGAATTGTCCGGCACAATCATCTGAACGAAGCGTCTTGATTTTAATCTGGCGATAAATCGACAGGGTTTTCGCAATGTTCGCAACTTCGTGCTGGGTTGGGTTATGTTGTCTCCGAGGGTTCTGACATGTCGCAAGATCCTGGCACCGACTCTGCTGTGATGGCGTGCAAAAACGAGGTATGTATCTTCTGCATCCGAACGGGtggtttcctttcctccagaATATTGTTCATCGACCATCGCGGCAAGGGAGTCGCCCAGGTGTTTTCTCGTTTTTGCCTGACACTGCACACTAGCCCACTCCCGACTCCTTGCCCGGGccttctcccaccaccgGCCGACATGCGCACTTCCCGCCACTCCTTGCTGCCAGCCGGAGGAATcccttcatcccatctcctcccgGACCGCCAACAGGCCCCAAACCTGCCCCGACCCCTCCCTGATGGGTTTATAGGTGCACTTTCCCAGCCCAACAATCACCACAACATCCAGCGGCGGCCACATGGTGCAGCGGTTGGGGTCGCCCCATTCTGTTCTCACTGCGCGAGCTcgtgggttcgattcccaaAGGTTGCCAATGTCTTGCCAGACTCACCGGTCCTTCGAGGAAGCTCAgacacaacaccaccgcaaAGTAGACACACTGGTATACCTTGTGGTAGCAAGCTACATCACCTCCCAGGGAGAGATGTCCTCATCGGCCCCCCGTAGGGACGGCTTTGGGGCCCGTAGCAATTAATTCGTGTCGCTGTGGGCTTCCGGGAGTATTGGCTTATGTCTCGCACCTCCGACCCCATGGTCACGAATTAGAAATGTGTTGGACCGTCGCAcctattttttttttttttttgcgaTTTTCTTTATGGTCTTGATTGAAGACTTGGTTTTGCTTTATAGAATCCATCCATACCTTGATTCACCGCAGACTACTAATCAGCATAGTGGCATGCTTAACAGAAAAGAGCATTATTGAAGATATTGAGTCGGGGCTTCTGGACATCGTTCAGTGCCTACCGTATTTCAAACCCAATGACTTCGTAGGTAGGCTATGCACGTGGATATAAACATGAGCGAAACATAGTGCTGGACAGAGAGAGGTGGCATGGATAGGTATCTCCAATACTCCGTTGATTGCAACGATTATTCCGGAATCCGAGTTTGAACGACACAAGTTCCATGTCGGAACAACTGGCTGTAAAATATGCAACCGCCAAGCATGAGGCGGTGCCGTCCTGATGAATGGCAGATGCCATTAACATTCCGGCAGTGGGACAAGTAAGCCGGTGAAGTGGTGTTCGGGTAAAATCGAAGATTGGAAGTTCAATACCCCTCGCTTTGGccaaaaaaaaccccccaaaaaaaacaaaaaaccGTCACAAAACATCAGTAGGGGCTTTACCTTGTGCAACTAGAAACATGTTGGACAGAGTTATTCAGGGATTCTCCAATCTACGCAGAAGACGGTTAGGAGCtggctttgttgttgttgttgttgttgttgttgttgttgttgttgttgttgttgttgttgttgttgttgttgttgttgttgttatttttaacgtctacttccgcctcccgtagggcatgagacgtaccgcaccggtgagtctagaatacaaaattaagagcaatgccctaactgtctaccaaaaccattaatccgagggcaaaccgaggcttattgccagtgtaaatcatgtgttgcccatagcgtaaacgcggcccaacacttataatcgaatcgcccagtgagcgagccgccagtatatgacggaacctgtagcacaaaggaaaagataaaagaaatgacaaaatcactcctctccgctctcgctctcgctctcgtcctcccgcaaggcctcctcccgtctccttgcacggtgaactagcctgtccaagtccatcgtaaccctctcaatgtcgtggccatggccaacctccacccctctactccgtaaaaaccccgtaaggttgtcagcggcgccaccgccatcagtgtgctgttgccagagggtctggcgccatgcctttctcgtgcaagttcatgaaaagaagtgcgaggtctggatcctagcgatgaagcgctgccagtaaattccaatagcaagagagagattctcccgGGTTAGGAGCTGGCTTGGAGAAATGGAATAGACGCTTGAACGCATACCGACCGTGacatgtttctttttttgttgcgAACCCTTCGACTGGGAACTTGTCCATCGGAGGGGAAATTAAGTCCGCCCGCTCCCAACCGGTCAGGACCGGGCCGCGCCGACTAACTCCACTTCGGCCCTTAATGCGCTAAAACATCCACACCTTGTTTTGGGAATGAACACCTAACGGGGAACGTCCTTTACATGGTGAAGCTGCAACTTTCACTCTGCACTTTGCTCTTACCTTCCGGCTGCACTCGGACAGTCGGACTTGGGTGCTATGGAAATCACCAACCGAACGAAAGCTTTCTGAGAGATTCCGGTCTCCAGCAGATCCTTTGTGGATAATGTGACATGGAGGTCACCAAGAGCGATATACGTGGTCGCCGGAGATCTTGAAAGTTTTTATTGTATCATCTAACTTTGCGAGTGTTTCCGGTTGTTACAGGAAGCCCCTGCAGCCATGTAGAGTAGCCTGCTCCGTTATTGGAGGTCCTATTCTTCACAACCAGTGGGCAGAACCTCTGTTGTCCGAGTCTGACAATTGCCTTCCCAGTATCTAACTTTAGGCATGGCCTGGCTTCCAgagcttcctcttctcagaatcatcatcagcattTGCCACTCAGAATACCTCAATACAAGTCTTGTCCGGGATAGCTACCTTTTCCCCTATCATCGGTATGTATATTTGCGTTGGGAAAAAGAACAGCGTGCGCAATTGAACCCCTCTTATGCATGCAATAACATTTCAACAACATTTGGTCGAGGGGCTTCTTTTATTAGCATGTGAGAAATGGACATAAATGCAACGGACTTCCTTATCCGCCTGGTATGCAGGCATTGCATTTATTTTCACGCAACCTGACCAGCCACGTTCAGTCACTGGACGAGGGTATAACTCTTGCCAGTTCTTTTGGTTCTTTCCTTCAATCCCTTCAATTCCTTCCAAagaaccagcagcaacagcggtAGTTCCTCCCATCTCTGTCaaagaaccagaaccagacccATCAAAGCAGTTCTTTAAAACCTGTGCTGCTCGCTGCTtgattcctcttcttcttttttacTCGGTAACATTATTATCCCCCTCATCCGACTCCCCAGCCTTTCGGCAGCTCATCTTCTGCGACCATGGCTCCCAAGGACACCGCGACCGTATCCGAGGCCGACGTGCCCCTCACGACACTCGCCAAGAGCGATATCATTCCATGGTATCGCAAGCCCAACCTCCAGTGCCTTTACGTCGTGTTGTTTTTTGCTGCTACGCAGCAGAATGGGCCTCGGGAATGGATTCGGCTTTGATGAACAGCGTCCAAGCCCTGCCAGCTTGGAAAGCTTGTATGattttcttccattccacTGCAGATCCTGAGAGTCCCAACGTCATGGAACATCGGCTAACCAACATTTTGGACAGTCTTCGGTAACCCAGAAATGGGTGCACTCGGCCTCCTGACGGCCATGTACTCCCTCGGGGGAATTTGTGCCACTCTATTCATTGCTTGGATAAGCCAACGATACGGGCGCAGGGAAATCATGCGCATATTTTTGCTGATGCTCTGTGGTGGTGCGGCCATGCAGGCCTTTTCCACAAACACTTCGATGTTCCTCGCCTCGCGGTGGCTGCTGGGGTTTGGGATCCCGTTCTCGCTGGTTAACAGCTCTGCTCTACTCGCAGAGCCGACCCATCCCAAAGACCAACCGACGTTAATCTCTCTTTTCAATGCCACGTGGTCTCTTGGTGCAATCCTGGCCGCCGCAACAACCTACGCCGCCTCGAACATCGCCGGTGACTGGTCCTGGAGGCTACCCAGCAAATCGTGCCGAGTGTGTTGCAGTTGGGTTTCCTCCAGTTTTGCCCCGAGTCACCTCGGTGGCTCACGTCCAAGGACCGCCATGGGGAGGCATGGAGCATCATGATGAAGTACCACAATGAAGGGACCAATGGCCAAAAGTTTGCACGGATAGAACACGATCAAATTTCCATCACGCTCGCTGAAGAACAAAGGCTCAAGAGCCCATTCATTTTTGGGGATATCTTCCGGGATGCGCCAATGAGGAAGCGCTTCGCCATCGCTGCTATCATCGGGGTCTTCGGCCAATGGTCGGGCAACGCTCTACTCAGTTTCTATACGCCGATCATCCTCGATGCTATTGGCATCACGAACGGAACCACACAGCAGCTTATCATCCTTGGCCGGACATGCTGGGAACTGGCCGTTGCTGTCCCTATGTCGTTTTTGACACCGCGATTCGCCATTCCGCTGAGGGAGTTGAGACCGATCCCTAAGGAGGCATCGGAAGAGGACACGGAGGAGACGGATTGAGAGGGGGTGatgttttctctttttcctaAAGGGTGTTGGCGCCGGAACTTCCTAGAACACACGTCAGTATCCATACCAAGTATGATTACCTAATATCATCACCAAGTATCGGCCACAGATTCTTGTGCCTGTTGTTTGACATCGCTGGTGCTAATGCCTTGTGTCATTTTCCGTGAAGTGAAAGAAGGGGACGTGTGCGGGAAGGAGCGCTTGTCTTAAGGCGCTAAAACACTTATCCACACCTCCA
The window above is part of the Sordaria macrospora chromosome 4, complete sequence genome. Proteins encoded here:
- a CDS encoding mitochondrial 54S ribosomal protein uL15m, translated to MPPRLPLAQAARCCQASLTATRPSVPASSSSLISLFAALSVQTRSASILASLSDNRGAYHKRIRKGRGPSSGYGKTSGRGMNGQKSKGKVNPWFQGGQTPLIVSHGRKGFVNQFAADMSELNLDKLHEWIEAGRIDPTKPITPKEIIKSGIIGSSIKDGIKLLGRGKEGFKIPINITVSRASGSAIEAIEAAGGKIVTRFYTKESLKRLVQGKSLHTDKPLPVGKEHVEEILAQARSLKKKYYRLPDPTSRWDIEYYRDPAHRGYLSHQLAPGESPSLYFKVPTGGEKVKVVRAEKVKASKTGDAVVSEKLF